One genomic region from Leptolyngbyaceae cyanobacterium JSC-12 encodes:
- a CDS encoding hopene-associated glycosyltransferase HpnB (IMG reference gene:2510095365~PFAM: Glycosyl transferase family 2~TIGRFAM: hopene-associated glycosyltransferase HpnB) yields MLGEFSLGIALVSVAIWIGLLTLWGGFWKCDQRLEGEEGDRQQATGNRQQSAPQSAISNLRSPTLSPTPSSSLPFVCAIIPARNEAEMLPTSLRSLLCQTYPGPFEIVLVNDQSTDGTGEVAKQTAEILGKAAQLTVLDAEPLPAGWTGKLWAMEQGVRHTRMMTTQPDYLLLTDADIEHDPGNVHRLVTKAQQDERDLVSLMVLLRCQSVWEKLLIPAFVFFFQKLYPFPLVNDPHSWVAAAAGGCMLIRREALESIGGLQILRQALIDDCTLAQKVKTGGSDEKSSRFQISDFRLQRSQDSQSGTLNSQSAIANPQSQKSSHRIWIGLTRSTRSLRPYDSLQTIWDMVARTAYTQLNYSPLLLVGTLAGMTLVYLVSPIAATTGLVTANWVLGFVGLAGWALMTLAYFPTIRLYGLSPLWAVCLPAIAVLYTSMTIDSAIRHWRGKGGAWKGRIYPSA; encoded by the coding sequence ATGTTGGGTGAATTTAGCTTAGGAATTGCGCTGGTATCTGTGGCAATTTGGATTGGCTTGCTCACGTTGTGGGGGGGGTTTTGGAAGTGTGATCAACGGTTAGAGGGAGAAGAGGGAGACAGGCAACAGGCAACAGGCAACAGGCAACAGTCTGCTCCTCAATCTGCAATCTCTAATCTCCGATCTCCAACTCTATCCCCTACGCCCTCGTCTTCTCTTCCCTTCGTTTGTGCCATTATTCCAGCGCGTAATGAGGCGGAGATGCTGCCGACGAGTTTGCGATCGCTCCTCTGCCAAACCTACCCAGGTCCGTTCGAAATTGTGCTAGTGAATGATCAGAGCACAGACGGAACGGGAGAAGTTGCCAAACAAACGGCTGAAATACTGGGAAAAGCTGCCCAGTTGACGGTGCTTGATGCCGAACCGTTGCCCGCAGGATGGACTGGAAAACTGTGGGCAATGGAACAGGGCGTTCGCCATACTCGCATGATGACGACACAGCCGGATTATTTGTTGCTGACTGATGCCGATATTGAACACGACCCTGGTAATGTACACAGACTGGTAACCAAAGCTCAGCAAGATGAGCGGGATCTGGTTTCGTTGATGGTCTTGCTCCGTTGCCAGAGTGTTTGGGAAAAGTTGTTGATTCCAGCATTTGTTTTCTTTTTCCAAAAGCTCTATCCCTTTCCATTAGTCAATGATCCGCATAGCTGGGTTGCCGCTGCGGCTGGGGGATGTATGCTGATTCGGCGGGAAGCGCTGGAATCTATTGGAGGATTGCAAATTTTGCGCCAGGCACTAATTGATGATTGCACCCTGGCGCAAAAGGTGAAAACTGGGGGAAGCGATGAGAAAAGTTCTAGATTTCAGATTTCAGATTTTAGATTGCAGCGATCGCAGGATTCCCAGTCTGGTACTCTCAACTCCCAATCTGCAATCGCCAATCCTCAATCTCAAAAGTCTTCTCACCGGATCTGGATAGGGCTGACGCGATCTACTCGCAGCTTGCGTCCTTATGATTCCTTGCAGACTATCTGGGATATGGTGGCGCGAACCGCTTACACGCAGTTAAACTACTCACCACTTTTGCTGGTTGGAACTTTAGCGGGGATGACTCTGGTTTATCTAGTGTCTCCGATCGCCGCAACTACTGGATTGGTGACAGCAAACTGGGTGCTAGGGTTTGTAGGATTAGCTGGCTGGGCATTGATGACCCTAGCGTACTTCCCCACTATTCGCCTGTATGGATTGTCTCCACTGTGGGCAGTATGCTTGCCTGCGATCGCTGTCCTTTATACCTCGATGACAATTGACTCAGCCATTCGTCACTGGCGCGGCAAGGGCGGAGCCTGGAAAGGGCGAATTTACCCCAGTGCTTAG
- a CDS encoding nucleoside phosphorylase (IMG reference gene:2510095367~PFAM: Phosphorylase superfamily), whose protein sequence is MLPDIQIILVPKGAEYQAVCRGLQDVFNPPTVFPVPVGSAPLAQYLQQLHQTGCLFEQQCVLMMGLCGGLAPAFTVGNVVLYESCITSHDLLAPAFSCDRSLTAAIQATLGNSVKLVRAVTSDRVISRALEKQALGQQFHADVVDMEGITALKILTQIGVKVAMLRVVSDDCQADIPNLANAFDANGSLKPTTLAIAMMREPIAAIHLIRGSTKGLKILQNLTARLLSS, encoded by the coding sequence GTGCTTCCAGATATCCAAATCATTCTGGTTCCTAAAGGGGCTGAATATCAGGCAGTGTGTCGTGGTTTACAGGATGTTTTCAATCCGCCGACTGTATTTCCGGTTCCAGTAGGGTCCGCTCCGCTGGCTCAGTATTTGCAGCAGTTACACCAGACGGGTTGTTTATTTGAGCAGCAATGCGTTTTGATGATGGGATTATGTGGTGGATTAGCGCCTGCTTTCACAGTGGGAAATGTTGTGTTGTACGAGAGTTGCATAACAAGTCACGATCTCTTAGCACCGGCATTTTCTTGCGATCGCTCTCTGACTGCAGCAATTCAAGCAACCCTAGGAAACTCCGTGAAGTTAGTGAGGGCAGTCACTAGCGATCGTGTGATTTCTCGTGCCCTGGAGAAGCAAGCACTAGGTCAGCAATTCCATGCAGATGTGGTGGATATGGAGGGAATTACTGCGCTGAAGATCTTGACGCAAATTGGAGTCAAAGTTGCTATGTTGCGAGTTGTGAGCGACGATTGCCAGGCGGATATTCCCAATCTTGCTAATGCCTTTGATGCGAATGGCTCACTGAAACCAACCACTCTGGCGATCGCCATGATGAGGGAACCAATAGCTGCTATTCACTTGATCCGTGGATCAACGAAGGGTTTAAAGATTCTGCAAAATCTCACAGCCAGACTATTGAGTAGCTAA